The genomic segment ACCACATAGGGCCAGGGACTATCCGGATAAGATGAAGATGCGCTTCGTGCTTGCGCTAACAGTTCGGCAGGATCCATGCCTGCGCAAGCGTAGGCACGTACTAGCCCAGCGGCGATATTCGGCGAGAACGGATTGAGTTTAGCCGCAAAACGGAAAGCGTTGACTGCCTCGGATAAAGCATTAGTGCAGATCAGATGAAAACCATAACGATAATAGGCAGCGTCATCGTCGGGAGACATTTGCAACGCTTGTTCGTGCGCGACCCTGGCCTCATCGAAATGCCACTTGCAATCAAGAAGATGGCCGATCAGTGATTGCAAACCTCGCAGATGTGGTTCGGTATCTTGGACGGTTCTTAACTCGCTAAGGGCGTCGTCAATTTGCGACCGCTGTATATTCGCATCAAAAAAACCCCGTTCGGCGACGTATTGTGCGAGCAACAGTTTAGCCACCATATAGTCGGGAGCCTTGGAGACGACATTTTTAAGTATTGATTCCGCTTGGGAAAAGGCATCTTGCGAACGACGTTCAAATAATTGCCGAGCGTGGATGCAAGCCTCGACTAATGCGGCGTGAGGCTTTTTCACATCAGATTTTTCGGAGACATGAACCGTCGCCGGTACAAGGGATAATCGCCGCACCTTATCCGACAAAATCGCCAGGCGATAACCTTGGCCATAGAAAGAGTCGATCTGTACTACACCGGTATAGGAGAGGGCTCGACGCAGCCGCGTAATACATCGCGCCAAACCATCATCTGACATGCGCCCGGCCCAAACATTTTTTGAAAAATCTTCCTTTGAAACCACTTTCGGCCAAGCACTCAATAATAGGCGGAAGGTCCCCCGTTCCTTGGGAGGCAAAAAGAGAAGTGAATTCCTGTAAAAAATAAAACCATCCTGGTCTACACCGAACCCGGCAGATAATGGATCTATATTGGCAAGTGCGCTTGATGAATTAATCATTTTTGTGTCTCCCACAACATTTGCTGTGATCTGCGCAATCATTAACAACTAAATTTTTGTTTTTGGCCCCACACATTTACGGTTTTGCGCCAATTTCTGTGTCCTGCAACAAGGCACCTATCAGTCTATATTTAGTCGCGCTATTACTTATTCAGAAGGCATTCGGGAAAATACTTTGGCGTACACCTCGGGATAGTCTGGATGCTGTTTCAACTCTGCACATTCCGGAACGATGAGTGAAAAAGGCAAAACGCCAAATCCGGTTTCAGCTGCAGCCTTCACTTTTATCATCGCTTCGTCAATCATTCCCATGGCAATTAAAGCCGCCAGATGTATTCCATGAATACTGCTATGTTTCTCGATGATTTCCAGCGCTCCTGCATGATCACCGCAACGTGCAAGCACATACGCTACGGCCCTGGAGGCGAAGGCATGTGCATGACGGTCTTTTTGTACAAAATGACGAACGGCATGAGCTATCTCCGGCTGCGGATCTATCCAGGCCAGTATATAGAGTAAATACAGATAAGCTGCGGGACTATCCGGATGAGATGAATATGCGCTCCGTGCTTGAGCAAGCACTTCAGCTTGATCCAGATTTTCGCAAGCGTAGGCGCGCGCCAACGCCACAGCTATCTTCGGCGAGTGTGGATTGAGTTGAACGGCAGAACGTAAAACGCGGATGGCCTCGGATGACGCATTGGTGTCAATCAGATGAGTGCCATAACGATAATAGGCGGCGTCATCGTCGGGGAACATTTGCAATGCTTGTCTGTGCGTGACCCTGGCTTCATCGAAATGCCATTTGGCATCAAGGAGATAGCCTTTCTGTGATTGCAGGCCTTGCAAATAGGGCTCGGCGACTTCAACTGTCCTTAATTGGTTAAGAGCGTCGTCAATTTGTGAGCGCTGTATATTCCCGTCATAAAATGCCCTGTCGGCTACATATTGTGCAAGCAACAGTTTGGCGAGCATATAACCAGGAGCTTTAGAGATGACATTTTTGAGTATTGATTCCGCTTGGGACAGGGAATCCAATGAGCGATTTTCCAGTAATTGCCGGGCGTGGATGCAAGCCTCGACTAATGCGGCGTGAGGCTTTACCACATCAGATTTTTCAGGGACATGTACCGTTGCCGGCACACCTGTTAATCGCCGTACCTTATCCGACAAAATCGCCAGGCGATAACCTTGACCATAGAAGGAGTCAATCTGTACTACACCGGTATAGGAGAGGGCTCGGCGCAGCCGTGTAATACATCGCGCCAAACTATCATCTGACATACGTCCGGCCCAAACATTTTTTGAAAAATCTTCTTTTGAAACTACTTTCGGCCAGGCACTCAACAACAGACGGAAGGCCCCGCGTTCCTTGGGAGGCAAAAAGAGAAGTGAATTTTTGTAAAAAATAAAGCCATCCAGGTCTACATCGAACCCGGCAGATGATGGATCTATATTGGCAAGTGCGCTTGATGAATTAATCATTTTTGTCACCCACAACATTTGCTGTGATCTGCGCAGTCATTGACAACTAAATTTTTGGCTCAGCACATTTACGGTTTTTCCCCACTTTCCGTATTCTGCAACGCACCGCCTTGGACATGCGCAGTTTCCACGTTTTGCAAACCAAGCACCGCATCGACAATCCCTGCCAAGGCTGACGGAACTTGGACGGCGTCGGCATTGGCAAATACTTTAACGCCATTTAGATAAAAGTTTTTTAATGTGGTGTGAAAACCGACTTGCACTGTAGCTGCTGTGCCTTCTGCGGATATAAGTTGCCGATTCGGCGAGACAACAATGTTGATGAAGCCGGATTTTTCCAAATGCTCCACCACTTTTCCGACATCCGCTTCCGTTGGCGCAAATCGTTTAGTAAATTGTTCCGGCGTCAAAAATTTCCCGTAGGAGGGACTGCCAGGTGTATTTATTTCTCGTAAAAATTTGTCGAGACCAGCTTTGTCCCGCAACTTCAAACTTACCGTCACATGCACAGGCTCATCGGGGGCCATCTGGATTGCAGAATCAGCCGGTGTCGACGTATCGGTGCTGCCAGTCGCATTTTTTTCTTTGGCTAGAACTTGCGGTAAGAATGCCTGGGTTTTGGTCGCTACCCATGCCGGGACATCTGAAGCGACACCCGGAGCTGACAAAAATGTAAACGCTGCCGCGAATATCAGCGGTGACACGGGAATTCGATGCATTTCAAAACCTCCGTTTCAGAACGATGAGAGTCCTCGATGAATAAATCGGGATTGTTGAAATTGCATGATTACGAATGAAGCGCGCACGAATATAATTTGATCAGCATCAACAGTCTATCACCATAGCCGGCGCAGAAACTCCTCCCAGATTATTGTCTGTATCGCGTATGCGGAATGTGCCTCAATATATAACTGACATCAAGAAAGTACTATTGCTCAGCCAGTAACCAGGCGGTGGTATATCTTGGCGAGTTCAATATTTTGATTCGTCGAAACATCACTGAACTGAAATTCCTATCGATCTGGAATGCGGCTTATGCGCTTCAACTTGGCATAGAAGTACTTGCTTCGTCAATCGTCATTTTCTTCAATGGGATGTTGATGCAAGAATAGTGGCGGCACGTTTTTCCAGGGGCTCAGCCTTCTCCTCTCGTCCGGTCTGACGGTATACTAGGGCCAACTGACTGAGCGTGTTGGCTACATCACGATGATCTTGGCCAAGTATCTGCTCCTTTATCTTCAGCACACGCTTGAGAATCGATTCTGCCAACGAGTATTGTTTTTGGGTGGAATATAGCCACGCAAGATTGCTCATTATTCCCGCAATATCCAGAGGGAGGGAAGTGGGTGTTCCTTGAATAACTTGGAGGGCCTTTTGCTCCGCAGCGATGGCTGCGGAAAATTGTCCTTGCTGACTCAGTGCCACGGCTTGGTTATTCAAACTACCCCAGCTATCATCTTGTGCGTATGCTAGCAAACTCTCGCCAAATGCCAGTAAAAGAAACAGCAATGATTTCGTCAATATTTTCATGAGCTTATCGCTTCCTTCTACATCCGTTGATTTCAAATCGGCCATATTTTGGATCGTTCCATCGGTATTAATCTAGAAGCCCAGAAATAATGGATTTGTACCGCACTTCTGTAAGTTGGCCTTGTATAGTTCATTGAAAACAATTGAGGCAGTTCAGGAGCGATAAATGAGCGCCTGTTAGTGGCTTGCTCCGATTCCTGTGGGGTAGATATATGTGCCATCTTCGATGTTTTCATTACATTACAGTTCCTTGAGTCATCGGTTGATAAGCGGATGCTCAAACTACGCTTTTGCAACGCCCAAACGGATCATGGCTGTGAAAAATCGGTGGATCGTTGCTCGCATTGGCAGCGGCATTTTCAGCTAACACTTCCTTTATCGTCGTTACAGAAACGCCATACCTATTGGCAAGCATCCGGACAGGTGCAATGCTGCCGGAATTTATCAGCGTCGCATGTTCGGCTTTTAATGCCACGTGGCACCACGTTCCGTCTTGACTCCTGGCCGTGCCGGGCTTTTTAGAGATTTGCATATTGGATAGATTTGTATGTTGGACTCGTGCATTAAAGGTGCCGGCCAGTGGGTCGTGGATAGAGGGGAAATAACTACCCTGGAGAGGGTCATGAACAGAGGGTAGGATCAGTGAGTTGGATCAGAATTTTTGTTGGTTGAAACCCGTTTGATAAAAACACGGTGTTTGAATATTCTTCTGAGGGCAACGCTGCAGATCACAAATGCGACTATCCCTACACCCCAGGCGATAAATGCCGGTTCAGTGGGAGCAATGCCTGAGATTTTGCATCCTAAAATTAAGCTTAATATTGCAACTACACCATATACGATCACAGGTATGCCGTATTCAACTTCAGCTTTGCAACCTCGGCAAGCAGCGGCGCCACGTACGATCAATCTTCGACAATGGGGGCATACGATATATTTCAACTTAATTATCCCGTGGCTTCTGCGTGGAAGAATTCAGAAGTGTATCGTCTGATGCTGCAAAAAA from the Collimonas arenae genome contains:
- a CDS encoding winged helix-turn-helix domain-containing protein, which produces MINSSSALANIDPLSAGFGVDQDGFIFYRNSLLFLPPKERGTFRLLLSAWPKVVSKEDFSKNVWAGRMSDDGLARCITRLRRALSYTGVVQIDSFYGQGYRLAILSDKVRRLSLVPATVHVSEKSDVKKPHAALVEACIHARQLFERRSQDAFSQAESILKNVVSKAPDYMVAKLLLAQYVAERGFFDANIQRSQIDDALSELRTVQDTEPHLRGLQSLIGHLLDCKWHFDEARVAHEQALQMSPDDDAAYYRYGFHLICTNALSEAVNAFRFAAKLNPFSPNIAAGLVRAYACAGMDPAELLAQARSASSSYPDSPWPYVVLLYTLALVDPQPEIAHAARHFVQKDRYAHALTSRAVAFILARCGDHAGALEVIEKHGSIHGIHLAALMAMGMIDEAMIKVKAAAETGFGVLPFLLNVPENAALKQHPDYPSVHAKVFAHMPPE
- a CDS encoding winged helix-turn-helix domain-containing protein, whose protein sequence is MINSSSALANIDPSSAGFDVDLDGFIFYKNSLLFLPPKERGAFRLLLSAWPKVVSKEDFSKNVWAGRMSDDSLARCITRLRRALSYTGVVQIDSFYGQGYRLAILSDKVRRLTGVPATVHVPEKSDVVKPHAALVEACIHARQLLENRSLDSLSQAESILKNVISKAPGYMLAKLLLAQYVADRAFYDGNIQRSQIDDALNQLRTVEVAEPYLQGLQSQKGYLLDAKWHFDEARVTHRQALQMFPDDDAAYYRYGTHLIDTNASSEAIRVLRSAVQLNPHSPKIAVALARAYACENLDQAEVLAQARSAYSSHPDSPAAYLYLLYILAWIDPQPEIAHAVRHFVQKDRHAHAFASRAVAYVLARCGDHAGALEIIEKHSSIHGIHLAALIAMGMIDEAMIKVKAAAETGFGVLPFSLIVPECAELKQHPDYPEVYAKVFSRMPSE
- a CDS encoding protease pro-enzyme activation domain-containing protein, with protein sequence MHRIPVSPLIFAAAFTFLSAPGVASDVPAWVATKTQAFLPQVLAKEKNATGSTDTSTPADSAIQMAPDEPVHVTVSLKLRDKAGLDKFLREINTPGSPSYGKFLTPEQFTKRFAPTEADVGKVVEHLEKSGFINIVVSPNRQLISAEGTAATVQVGFHTTLKNFYLNGVKVFANADAVQVPSALAGIVDAVLGLQNVETAHVQGGALQNTESGEKP
- a CDS encoding tetratricopeptide repeat protein; its protein translation is MADLKSTDVEGSDKLMKILTKSLLFLLLAFGESLLAYAQDDSWGSLNNQAVALSQQGQFSAAIAAEQKALQVIQGTPTSLPLDIAGIMSNLAWLYSTQKQYSLAESILKRVLKIKEQILGQDHRDVANTLSQLALVYRQTGREEKAEPLEKRAATILASTSH